The DNA sequence GTCCTCGGGCACCGAGAACACCACGTCGCGAGGCCCGTCATGCGCCAGCCGGACCACCGGCGTGCCGGCGGCCACGACCATCCCCGGCTCGGCCTCGACCGCGGTGATCACACCGGCGGCATCGGCCGTCAGCGCCGCATAGGCGGCCTGGTTGCCCTGGGCCTTCGCCTGCGCCAACGCCTGCTGGTACTGGGCCTGTGCCGACTTGAACGCGGTCTCGTGCCGCTCCAGCTCGGCCGGGCTGATGAAGTTCTGCGCGCGCAGCTCCTTGAATCGCTTGAAGTCGGCCTCGGCCTGCTCCAGGCTCGCGCGCGCCGCCGACAGCGCCGCCTGTGCCGCCTCCTGGCTCAGCCGCAGGTCCTGCGGGTCGAGTTCGGCCAGCAGCTGCCCCTTGCGCACCGTGTCGCCCAGCTCGACGGTGCGCCGCACCATCTTCCCCGGCACCCGGAACCCCAGGCGCGACTCGGTGCGCGCACGCACCTCGGCGGCGTACTCGAGCGAGGCGGTGGCGGCAGCGTCTGCGATCGTCATCGTGCGGACGGCACGCACCGGCTCGGGCGCCGGCTCCGGCCGCGAGCAGGCCGACACGGCCAGCGCGAGCGCGACCGGCGCGGCCCAGGTCCAGGACAGACGGGGCATGGGAGGCTTCCTCGGAAAATAATGACTGACTGGTCAGTAATGTAGGAGAGGTGCTTGCGCGCTGTCAAATCCATGATGCGGTGCAGCAGCTCGTGAGGGCAGGCGCGGCAGGTGCCGCCCTGGAGCACCGACAATGCCGCCCGTGCCCCATCAGTTGTTCACCCGTCTTCCCGCGTTCGCCCTGCTCTGCCCCCCACCCTTGAGGCCGGCCGTCGTCGTCGTGTGCCGCTTCGCGCGCACCGCCGCGGACCTGGCCGAGGCCGGCCAGCGCCCGGCCCTGGACCGGCTGGCCGACCTGCAGGCCTGCCGCCAGGACCTGCACGCCGTCTATGCGGATCGCCCGCCCTCGGACCGCTGGCCGGAGCTGTTCGATGCCCTGGGCCGGCTGCGCCGCGAGTTCCAGCTGCCCATGGCCCCGTTCGAGCAGCTGCTGTCCGGTTTCGAGCAGGAGGTCACGACGCACCGCTACATCAGCCAGGACGCGCTGCTGGCCCATTGCGCCCGGGTGGCCAACCCGGTCGGCCGGCTGCTGCTGATCCTGCACGGGCTGGACGACGAGGCCGCCCGCCGCCAGTCGGACGCGCTGTGCAGCGCGCTGCAGCTGACCCGCTACTGGCGCAACCTCAGCGTGGACACCGCACGCGGCCGGCTGTACGTGCCGCTGGACCTGTGCCGCCGCCACCACGTGCCGGTCGCCTCGCTGGTGGCGCAGCAGGAAACCCCCGCCACCCAGGCGATGGTGCGCGAACTGGTCGAGTGGACGCGCAGCCTGCTGGTACAGGGCGCGCCGCTGGCGCGGCGGCTGCCGGGGCGGGCCGACTGCGGGCTGCGCCTGGCCGTGCAGGGTGCGCTGAGGATTCTTGAGAAAATCGCCCGCTCGAACTATGCAGCGTTGCACGAGCGGCCCGTGCTGGGGGCGTGGGACGGCGTCGTGCTGCTGCAGCGCGCGCTGGGCCGCCAGCTGCCTGCCTCAACGACCGACACCACAGCGTGATGACTCCCGAACAATACGTGCAGGACAAGGCAGCCGCCAGCGGGTCCAGCTTCTACTACGCCTTCCTGTTCCTGCCGCCGCCGCGGCGCGCGGCGATCACGGCCTTCTACGCGTTCTGCCGCGAGATCGACGACATCGTCGACGAGGTGAGCGAACCCGGCGTCGCGCAGGCCAAGCTGCTGTGGTGGCGCAAGGAGGTGGCGCAATCGTTCGCCGGCCAGCCCAGCCATCCGGTCATGCAGGCGCTGATGCCGCACGCCGCGGCCTACAGCATCGAACCGGCCCACCTGCAGGCGGTGATCGACGGCTGCCAGATGGACCTGGAGCAGACCCGCTACCTGGACTTCGCCGGGCTGCAGACATACTGCCACCTGGTCGCCGGCGTGGTCGGCGAGGTGGCCTCGGCGATCTTCGGCCGTACCGAGGAGGCGACCATCCGGTACGCCCACAAGCTGGGCCTGGCGCTGCAGCTGACCAACATCATCCGCGACGTCGGCGACGACGCGCGGCGCGGGCGCATCTACCTGCCGGTCGACGAGCTGCAACGCTTCGGCGTCAAGGCGCACGAGATCCTCAACCGCGGCTACAGCGACCGCTTCGTCGCGCTGATGAAGTTCCAGGCCGAGCGCGCCCACGCCTGCTACGACGAGGCGCTGCGCCTGCTGCCCGAGGCCGACCGGCGCTCGCAGAAGCCCGGGCTGATGATGGCCAACATCTACCGCACCCTGCTGCGCGAGATCGAGCGCGAGAACTTCCAGGTGCTGCACCAGCGCATCTCGCTGACGCCGCTGCGCAAGTTCTGGATCGCCACGCGCACCCAGTGGCGGGGACGCTGAAGCCCCGCCGCACGCCGCGACCTCAGGGACGTGCCGCGAACGGGGCGGCCAGCGGCTCGCCGATGAACAACCCCTGCTGCGGCCAGGCCACGCTCTTCCAGTACGCCTCGATCGCCGTGCACCCTTGCAGGTAGTGCAACAGCAGCACCTGGGGATGGGGAAACTTCTGCGGGTGATTGCAGGGCTCGCTGACCGTGCCGTAGCTGGCGGTCGCGCCGGCCTTGATCCAGGCCAGGGCACTCATCTGCCCGCGCCCGCCTGCCAGCCAGCCACCGAACGAGGTGAGATGGTCAGCCAGCGCACCCGGCACGAAGCGCACCTGCTCCAGTCCCTCGACGCGGACCGCCCCGGTCTGGTAGAGCAGCACCCGGTCGTCCGGCGCGGGCGGCCGCTGCACGCCCGCGCGCACCCGCACGCCCGCCCGGCGCAACAGGCCGCTCGGGGGGTACAGCCGCAGCCGCGCCGAGCGCGCCCGGTCGTCGGTGACGGCCAGGTGGGCCACCACCGGCGGCGCCCCGCGCCGTCCCAGCGTGGCGTCGGCGGCCACGCCGCGGCGGACCAACGCGATGGCGGCCTCGACGTCCGGGGCGGCCAGCAGCATGGACGGGCGCAAGCCGTGGTCGCTCGCCGGCTGCGCCGACGCGGAATTGAAGTAGGGCGACGGCCGCGACGGCGCGCAGCTGTGGCGGCACAGTGCGTCGTCCAGCCCCAGCGCCAGCGCCCCGGTCAGCGCGTGGCACCCGACCGCGTACGGTTCGCGCCACGCCAGCGCGAGCGCCTGGACCGGTCCCTGACCCGCAGCCCCGAAGCGCCCGTGGATCGCCTCCGAGAGCACCCCGAATTCCGCCTCGCTCAGCGACGGGCGGACCGGCAGCGCCAGCTCCAGCACCTGCTCGCGCGATAGACGCCGCGCCTCGGCGTAGAAGCGCCCGACCTGCACCGAATAGGGATCCGCGGTGTTGATCACCAGCCCCAGATCGGCGGCCCGCAGCCGGCCGGTGGCGCGCGGCACATGGATCCAGGCCGGCACCGGCGGCGCGGAGGCCGGCGCAGGCGTCGGCGGTTGCGCGAGAAGCCGGCGCGGCAGCAGCCAGCTGCCCCCCAGCACGCAGGCGCGCCGCAGCCAGCGGCGGCGTTCAGCGTCGCCGCTCAGCGTAGAGCTCCTTGAACGTCTTGCCGGCCGGCGCGGGCAGGTCGCGCGTGTCGGTCCAGCCCGAGGCCAACGGCAGCCGGCGGATGCGCCCGTCGTCGCTCATCCAGCGCAGCACCCGCACCCCCAGGCGCGCCAGCGTCCGGTACAGGGCCGGCCGCTGCGCGACATAGCCCCACACGCGCAGGCCGAGGCGCTCCGGCCAGGGTCGCAACCCGCGCTCGAACTGCCGCTCGCGCAGCTTGCGCAGCAGGTCCGGCAGCGGGATCTTCATCGGGCAGACCACGTGGCACTGCCCGCACATCGTGGCAGCCTGCGGCAGGTCCAGCGTCTGCTCCAGCCCGACATAGCTGGAGGTCAACACCGAGCCCATCGGCCCCGGGTACACCCAGCCGTAGCTGTGGCCGCCGATCTTCTGGTAGACCGGGCAGTGGTTCATGCAGGCGCCGCAGCGGATGCAGCGCAGCATCTCCTCGAAGTCGCCGCCCAGCAGCCCGGTGCGGCCGCCGTCGACGAGGATGAAGTACATGTGCTCCGGCCCGTCGCGCTCGCCGGCGCCGCGCGGGCCGGTCAGCAGCGAGAAGTAGTTGCTGATCACCTGCCCGGTGGCCGAACGCGGCAGCAGGCGCATGATGGTGGCCAGGTCCTCCAGCGTGGGCAGCACCTTCTCGACGCCGGTGATCGCCACATGCACGCGCGGCACCGCGGTGCACAGTCCTTCGTTGCCCTCATTGGTCACCAGCGCCACCGAGCCGGTCTCGGCGACCAGGAAGTTGCCGCCGGTGATGCCCATCTCGCTGGCCAGGAAGCGCGACCGCAACACCTGGCGCGCCTCGCGCGTCATCTCCGGGATCTCGGGCACCCGGCCCGGCTCGCGCGGCAGCTGGTGCGTCCTGACGAAGAGCTGGTAGATCTCTTCCTTGTCCTTGTGCACCACCGGCGCGATGATGTGGCTCGGCGGCTCGCCGTCGTTGATCTGCAGGATGTACTCGCCGAGGTCGGTCTCGGTCACCTGCACGCCGGCGGCCTCCAGGGCCTTGTTCAGCGCCATCTCCTCGGAGACCATGCTCTTGGTCTTGGTGGCGCGGCGCACCTCGTGCTTGCGCGCGATCTCCACCACCAGCTGCGCCGCCTCGGCCGGCGTCTCGGCCCACAGCACCGTTGCCCCGCGCCGGGTCGCCTCGCGCTCGAAACGCTCCAGCCACACGTCCAGCTTCGCGAGCGCGGCCTTGCGCCGGCGCACCGCCTCGTTGCGGATCGCCTCGAACTCCTCCAGCTCCTGCACCACCTGGGCGCGGGCGGTCACGAACTTGGTCGAGAGCTTCTTGAGGTTCTTCTGCAGGCGCTGGTCGGCCAGCCGCTCGCCGGCGCGCGCCTTGAAGTGCATCGACTGGACCTGCATGGCTCAGGCCTCCCCGGCGAGGATTTCCGCGATGTGGATGACCCGCGTGGTCGTGTCGCCACGACGGCGCAGCCGGCCTTCCAGGTGCAGCATGCAGCCCAGGTCGCCCAGCACCACGGCGCCGGTGCCGCTGGCGGCTATGTGCTCGCACTTCTCGTCGGCGATCGCCGCGGAGATGTCGCCGTACTTCACCGAGAAGGTGCCGCCGAAGCCGCAGCACTGCTCGCACTGCGCCATCTCCTTGAGCTTGGCGCCCGTGTGCTGCAGCAGCGCGCGCGGCTGCTGCTTGATGCCCAGCTCGCGCAGGCCGGCGCAGGAGTCGTGGTAGGTCACCTCCCCGTCGTAGCGCCCCGGCACGTCGGTGACGCCGGCCACCTCGACCAGGAACTGCGTGAGTTCGTAGACCTTGGGCTGCAGGCGCGCATAACGGTACGACAGCTCGGGATCGTCGGCCAGCAACTCGTGGTAGTGCGTGCGCACCATGCCGCCGCACGAGCCCGACGGCATCACGACGTAGTCGTAGCGCTCGAACTCGTCCAGCAGCTTGCGCGCCAGCGCCTGCGCCGTCGCCCGGTCGCCCGAGTTGTAGGCCGGCTGGCCGCAGCAGGTCTGCGCCATCGGCACCTCGACCTCGAAGCCGGCCGACTCGATCAGGCGGATCGCCGCAAGACCGATGCGCGGGCGCATCAGGTCCACCAGGCAGGTGATGAAGAAGCCCACTTTCATACGGCCGATTATGGTGGCTCCCGTGCCGACGTCACATGGAATTTTCGCCATGCAAAAATGAACCGTTCTGAGCGAAAATTCAGCTATGAAAAAAACCGAGGGCAGTACTCCCACCATCCAGGTCCTGGAACGGATGTTCGCCCTGCTGGACGTGCTCGCCGCCCATCAGGATCCCGTCTCCCTGAAGGAGATCAGCGAGCAGACGGGGCTGCACCCCTCCACCGCGCACCGCATCCTGAACGACCTGGCGCTGGGGCGCTTCGTCGACCGCCCGGAAGCCGGCAGCTACCGGCTGGGCATGCGCCTGCTCGAGCTGGGCAACCTGGTCAAGGCGCGGCTGGACGTGCGTGACGCGGCGCTCGGGCCGATGCGCGAGCTGCACAAGCTGACCCACCAGCCGGTCAACCTCTCGGTGCGGCAGGGCGACGAGATCGTCTACATCGAGCGCACCTACAGCGAGCGCTCGGGCATGCAGGTGGTGCGCGCGGTCGGCGGCCGCGCCCCGTTGCACCTGACCTCGGTCGGCAAGCTCTTCCTCGCCCATGACGACCCGCAGCGCGTGCGTGCCTATGCGACGCGCACCGGGCTGGCCGGCCACACCCGCAACAGCATCACCGACCTCGCCGCGCTGGAGCGCGAGCTCGCCAAGGTGCGCCAGTACGGCACGGCGCGCGACAACGAGGAGCTGGAACTGGGCGTGCGCTGCATGGCCGCCGGCATCCACGACGACCAGGGCAAGCTGGTCGCCGGCCTGTCGATCTCGGCCCCGGCCGACCGGCTGGAAGAAAGCTGGCTCGACCACCTGACCAACACCGCCGCGCAGATCTCCGCGGCACTCGGCTACAAGCCGCCCAAGCGCTGAGGCCCCGCCCATGCGACAGCCCGGCAGGGCCGGGCTGTTCGTCAGGGCAGCGCTGCGGTGGTCAGGACGTGACCCGGGGCATCGGATCGCCGTCCTCGGTCTCCATGTCCCTGGAGAAATCCAGCTCCTCGATCCAGCGGCGCACGCGCTCGGCATCCCCGATGCGTGAATAGCGCCCGGCCGAGTCGAGGAACACCATGATCAGCTTGCGGCCGGCCAGCTGCGCCTGCATCACCAGGCAACGTCCGGCCTCGGAGATGTAGCCCGTCTTCTGCAGGCCGATGTCCCAGTCGTCCTTGTAGACCAGCCCGTTGGTGTTGCGGTAGTGCAGCTGGCGCTTGCCGATCGCCACCCCGTACTCCGGCGAGGTCGACAGCTCGCGGATCAGCGGGTACTGGTACGCGGCCTTGACCAGCAGGGCCAGGTCGCGCGCGGTCGACTGGTTGCGGCTGGACAGCCCGGTGGGTTCGACATAGCGCGTGTCCTGCATGCCGAGCTCGCGCGCCTTGCGGTTCATCGCCTCGACGAAGGCCGGCAGTCCCCCCGGATAGTGGCGCCCGAGCGCGTTGGCGGCGCGGTTCTCCGACGACATCAGCGCCAGGTGCAGCATCTCGCCGCGAGTCAGCCGCGTCCCGAGCGCCAGGCGCGAGCTGCTGCCCTTCTCGGTGTCGACGTCCTCGGCGGTGATGGTCAGGACCTCGTCCAGCGGCTGCTGCGCCTCGATGACGACCAGCGCCGTCATCAGCTTGGTCAGCGAGGCGATCGGCAGCACCGCCTGGGCATTCTTGTTGATCAGCACCTCGCCGGTGTCCTGGTCGACCACCAGGGCGACGCTGGACTTCAGGCCCAGGGGGTCGGCCGTCTCGTGCAGGCCGAAGGCATGGCCATAGGACGGCCGGGCGGGCACCACGGCGGCGACGCGCCGCACGGAGGACTTGCCGCGCTGCTTGGCCGACGCGGTGACGACCTGCTTCTTGGCCTTCGTCTTGGCGCGCGGTGCGGCCTTGGCCTTCCTCGCGACCGGGCGCTTGCCGGCGGCCTTCTTGCCCTTGGAGACGCTGGTGGCGGCCGGGCGCTTGCCGTCACCCTTCTTCGCGGCGGCGTCCACGGTGGCCGGACCAGCCGCGATCAGGCAGGCGATCAGGACCGACAACCACCCCCGCGACCGCAACCATTTGCCCCACGCCAACACGGCAACCTCCAGTAACTCGGCCAAGCGAGTGTAGGCGAAGGGCAAAAGCCACGCAAGATCAAAAACTTACAAGTCTTTTCTCAAGTCGTGGGTGAACGTCACAAATTCACACCCGTCAACCCTGGGCCGCGACGCGCTCCGCCTTGCTGTGGAGCTTGTTGAGCGCCGCCAGGTAGGCCTTGGCGGACGCCACCACGATGTCCGGGTCGGCCCCCACGCCGTTGACCACCCGGCCGCCATGCTGCAGACGGACGGTCACCTCGCCCTGGGATTCTGTGCTGCCGGACGTGATGGCATTGACCGAATACAGCAGCAATTCCGCGCCACTTTGCACCTTCGACTCGATGGCCTTGATGCTCGCGTCGACCGGACCGTTGCCCACGGCCTCGGCGCGGTGCTCCTCCTCGCCGATCGCGAACACCACCTTGGCGTGCGGGCGCTCGCCCATCTCGGAGCTCTGCGACAGCGCCAGCAGCCGGTAGTGCTCCTGCTCGGCGGTCACGCTCTCGTCGCTGACCAGCGCGATGATGTCCTCGTCGAAGATCTCGCTCTTGCGGTCGGCCAGGTCCTTGAAGCGCAGGAACGCGGCGTTGATCTCGGCCTCCGACTCCAGCTCGATGCCCAGCTCCTGCAGGCGCTGCTTGAAGGCGTTGCGGCCGGACAGCTTGCCCAGCACGATCTTGTTGGCCGACCAGCCCACGTCCTCGGCGCGCATGATCTCGTAGGTGTCGCGCGCCTTGAGCACGCCGTCCTGGTGGATGCCCGAGGCGTGCGCGAAGGCGTTGGCGCCGACCACCGCCTTGTTCGGCTGCACGACGAAGCCGGTGGTCTGCGACACCAGGCGCGAGGCGGGCACGATCTGGGTGGTGTCGATGCCCACCTCCAGCCCGAAGTAGTCGCGGCGGGTGCGCACCGCCATCACGACCTCCTCCAGCGCGCAGTTGCCGGCGCGCTCGCCCAGGCCGTTGATGGTGCACTCGACCTGGCGCGCGCCGCCGATCTTCACGCCGGCCAGCGAGTTGGCCACCGCCATGCCGAGGTCGTTGTGGCAGTGCACCGACCAGACCGCCTTGTCCGAGTTCGGGATGCGCTCGCGCAGCGTCTTGATGAAGTTGCCGTACAGCTCGGGGATGGCGTAGCCGACCGTGTCGGGGATGTTGATGGTGGTCGCGCCCTCGTCGATCACGGCCTCCAGCACGCGGCACAGGAAGTCGATCTCGGAGCGGTAGCCGTCCTCGGGCGAGAACTCGATGTCGCCGCACAGGTTGCGCGCGAAGCGCACCGCCAGCCGGGCCTGCTCGTAGACCTGGTCCGGCGTCATGCGCAGCTTCTTCTCCATGTGCAGCGGGCTGGTCGCGATGAAGGTGTGGATGCGCGCCGAGTTGGCCCCCTTCAGCGCCTCGGCCGCGCGCGCGATGTCGCGGTCGTTGGCGCGCGCCAGCGAGCAGACGGTGGAATCCTTCACCGCGTTGGCGATCGCCTTGACCGCCTCGAAGTCACCGTTCGACGAGGCGGCAAAGCCCGCCTCGATCACGTCCACACGCAGGCGTTCGAGCTGGCGCGCGATCCGCAGCTTCTCGTCCTTCGTCATCGAGGCGCCGGGCGACTGCTCCCCGTCACGCAGGGTCGTGTCGAAAATGATCAGCTTGTCGGCCATGGTGAACTCCGTCGTGTGGATGCCGTGTCGTGGGTGTGTCCAATGCAAAACGGCCCGCCAGCTGTGCGCTTGCGGGCCGTTGATGCGTGAAATCTTCAGACGTGACTCATCAGCGCGCCCGTGGCACTCCTAGAAGCGCTAGCGAAATGGCGGCGATGCGGATCGTCATGCGGTCAATATACCACGGGCCCTGCCCTTGCGGCCTCGGGCCCGGCCCGGGGGCAGCTACTGGTGCAGGCCCTGCTCGTCGGGCTCGTCGGTCGACACCGCGATCACGCTGACCGGCTTGCCGCGCGACTTCTTGACCAAGTAGACGACGTAGCCCGACAGGCCGTACAGCACGAACAGCCCGAACAGCACGCGTGGCGGGTCGTAGGCGACCACCGCGAACGCCAGCGCGATCGCGACGATCACGATGAACGGCACCGAGCGGCGGAAGCTGATGTCCTTGAAGCTGTAGAACGGCACGTTGGTGACCATGGTCAGGCCGGCGTAGACCGTGAAGCCGAACGCCGTCCAGGCCAGCCACGGGATGTGTTCGACCCCCTTGTAGCCGAAGTCGTCCATCACCCACACCAGGCCGATCACCATCGCCGCGGCCGCCGGGCTGGGCAGCCCCTGGAAGAAGCGCTTGTCGACGATGCCGATGTTGGTGTTGAAGCGCGCCAGCCGCAGCGCCGCACCGGCGCAGTAGATGAACGCGGCCAGCCAGCCCAGCTTGCCCAGGCCCTGCAGCGCCCATTCATAGACGATCAGCGCAGGCGCGGCCCCGAAGGACACCATGTCGGACAGGCTGTCCATCTGCTCGCCGAAGGTGCTCTGGGTGTTGGTCATGCGCGCGACCCGGCCGTCGAGGCTGTCGAGCACGGCGGCACTGAAGATGCCGACCGCGGCCAGGTCGAAGCGCCCGTTCATCGCCATGACGACGGCGTAGAAGCCGGCGAACAGGGCAGCCAGCGTGAACAGGTTGGGAAGGATGTAGATGCCCTTGCGCCGGGGCCGGGCAGAGAGGTCGGGCACGGCCGTGCCCGCGGGATCCTGCGGCTCGGTCATGCCTGTTGCGTCGAGTGGATCATGGTCGGGAGGATACAACAGCCCTCAACGGGCCGAGCCCTCCCTCCCCCGCGCCCCTGGGCGCGTCCCGGCCACTTCAGTCCTTGCGCCAGCGCGACAGCCAGTGCTCCATCAGCTTGCCGGCCGCCTCCCGGCCACCCAGCCCGAACGACAGCGCCACGGCCACCGCGACCGCGCCGAGCGTCAGGCCGAAGGCCAGGTTGACGATGTCGTCGGCGATGCCCATCGCGCGCAGGCCCATGGCCAGCACCAGCCCCAGGATGGCCACGCGTGCCGCCCCGGCCAGCCCGGTGGTGTGCGGGCCGCTGGCCTGGTCGATCGCGCGGTAGGCCGCGTTGGCCAGCCAGAAGCCGATCACGAGGATCGCCGCGCCGAGCAGGACGTCACCGCCGAAGGCGATGAACATCGAGACGATGTCGCGCACCTGGGTGAAGCCCAGCTGGTTGGCGGCCTCGACGGTGGCAAACAGCATCGCGAAGAAGACCACGATG is a window from the Caldimonas thermodepolymerans genome containing:
- a CDS encoding efflux RND transporter periplasmic adaptor subunit; amino-acid sequence: MPRLSWTWAAPVALALAVSACSRPEPAPEPVRAVRTMTIADAAATASLEYAAEVRARTESRLGFRVPGKMVRRTVELGDTVRKGQLLAELDPQDLRLSQEAAQAALSAARASLEQAEADFKRFKELRAQNFISPAELERHETAFKSAQAQYQQALAQAKAQGNQAAYAALTADAAGVITAVEAEPGMVVAAGTPVVRLAHDGPRDVVFSVPEDKIELFRTLAREGTELQVRLWSAPDELLPARVRELAAAADPVTRTYLVKADIGRPDVKLGQTATVQVRLPRVEGVARLPLSALVEHQGGSAVWLVDTGTMTVQLQPVRVAGAEGNQVLVQEGLQPGQVVVTAGVHTLTPGQKVRLYRDPATASSSDAAAN
- a CDS encoding squalene/phytoene synthase family protein produces the protein MPPVPHQLFTRLPAFALLCPPPLRPAVVVVCRFARTAADLAEAGQRPALDRLADLQACRQDLHAVYADRPPSDRWPELFDALGRLRREFQLPMAPFEQLLSGFEQEVTTHRYISQDALLAHCARVANPVGRLLLILHGLDDEAARRQSDALCSALQLTRYWRNLSVDTARGRLYVPLDLCRRHHVPVASLVAQQETPATQAMVRELVEWTRSLLVQGAPLARRLPGRADCGLRLAVQGALRILEKIARSNYAALHERPVLGAWDGVVLLQRALGRQLPASTTDTTA
- the hpnD gene encoding presqualene diphosphate synthase HpnD; translation: MTPEQYVQDKAAASGSSFYYAFLFLPPPRRAAITAFYAFCREIDDIVDEVSEPGVAQAKLLWWRKEVAQSFAGQPSHPVMQALMPHAAAYSIEPAHLQAVIDGCQMDLEQTRYLDFAGLQTYCHLVAGVVGEVASAIFGRTEEATIRYAHKLGLALQLTNIIRDVGDDARRGRIYLPVDELQRFGVKAHEILNRGYSDRFVALMKFQAERAHACYDEALRLLPEADRRSQKPGLMMANIYRTLLREIERENFQVLHQRISLTPLRKFWIATRTQWRGR
- a CDS encoding TIGR03790 family protein produces the protein MLGGSWLLPRRLLAQPPTPAPASAPPVPAWIHVPRATGRLRAADLGLVINTADPYSVQVGRFYAEARRLSREQVLELALPVRPSLSEAEFGVLSEAIHGRFGAAGQGPVQALALAWREPYAVGCHALTGALALGLDDALCRHSCAPSRPSPYFNSASAQPASDHGLRPSMLLAAPDVEAAIALVRRGVAADATLGRRGAPPVVAHLAVTDDRARSARLRLYPPSGLLRRAGVRVRAGVQRPPAPDDRVLLYQTGAVRVEGLEQVRFVPGALADHLTSFGGWLAGGRGQMSALAWIKAGATASYGTVSEPCNHPQKFPHPQVLLLHYLQGCTAIEAYWKSVAWPQQGLFIGEPLAAPFAARP
- a CDS encoding LutB/LldF family L-lactate oxidation iron-sulfur protein, whose translation is MQVQSMHFKARAGERLADQRLQKNLKKLSTKFVTARAQVVQELEEFEAIRNEAVRRRKAALAKLDVWLERFEREATRRGATVLWAETPAEAAQLVVEIARKHEVRRATKTKSMVSEEMALNKALEAAGVQVTETDLGEYILQINDGEPPSHIIAPVVHKDKEEIYQLFVRTHQLPREPGRVPEIPEMTREARQVLRSRFLASEMGITGGNFLVAETGSVALVTNEGNEGLCTAVPRVHVAITGVEKVLPTLEDLATIMRLLPRSATGQVISNYFSLLTGPRGAGERDGPEHMYFILVDGGRTGLLGGDFEEMLRCIRCGACMNHCPVYQKIGGHSYGWVYPGPMGSVLTSSYVGLEQTLDLPQAATMCGQCHVVCPMKIPLPDLLRKLRERQFERGLRPWPERLGLRVWGYVAQRPALYRTLARLGVRVLRWMSDDGRIRRLPLASGWTDTRDLPAPAGKTFKELYAERRR
- a CDS encoding (Fe-S)-binding protein, producing the protein MKVGFFITCLVDLMRPRIGLAAIRLIESAGFEVEVPMAQTCCGQPAYNSGDRATAQALARKLLDEFERYDYVVMPSGSCGGMVRTHYHELLADDPELSYRYARLQPKVYELTQFLVEVAGVTDVPGRYDGEVTYHDSCAGLRELGIKQQPRALLQHTGAKLKEMAQCEQCCGFGGTFSVKYGDISAAIADEKCEHIAASGTGAVVLGDLGCMLHLEGRLRRRGDTTTRVIHIAEILAGEA
- a CDS encoding IclR family transcriptional regulator, which encodes MKKTEGSTPTIQVLERMFALLDVLAAHQDPVSLKEISEQTGLHPSTAHRILNDLALGRFVDRPEAGSYRLGMRLLELGNLVKARLDVRDAALGPMRELHKLTHQPVNLSVRQGDEIVYIERTYSERSGMQVVRAVGGRAPLHLTSVGKLFLAHDDPQRVRAYATRTGLAGHTRNSITDLAALERELAKVRQYGTARDNEELELGVRCMAAGIHDDQGKLVAGLSISAPADRLEESWLDHLTNTAAQISAALGYKPPKR
- the pbpG gene encoding D-alanyl-D-alanine endopeptidase, which gives rise to MAWGKWLRSRGWLSVLIACLIAAGPATVDAAAKKGDGKRPAATSVSKGKKAAGKRPVARKAKAAPRAKTKAKKQVVTASAKQRGKSSVRRVAAVVPARPSYGHAFGLHETADPLGLKSSVALVVDQDTGEVLINKNAQAVLPIASLTKLMTALVVIEAQQPLDEVLTITAEDVDTEKGSSSRLALGTRLTRGEMLHLALMSSENRAANALGRHYPGGLPAFVEAMNRKARELGMQDTRYVEPTGLSSRNQSTARDLALLVKAAYQYPLIRELSTSPEYGVAIGKRQLHYRNTNGLVYKDDWDIGLQKTGYISEAGRCLVMQAQLAGRKLIMVFLDSAGRYSRIGDAERVRRWIEELDFSRDMETEDGDPMPRVTS
- a CDS encoding 2-isopropylmalate synthase; translated protein: MADKLIIFDTTLRDGEQSPGASMTKDEKLRIARQLERLRVDVIEAGFAASSNGDFEAVKAIANAVKDSTVCSLARANDRDIARAAEALKGANSARIHTFIATSPLHMEKKLRMTPDQVYEQARLAVRFARNLCGDIEFSPEDGYRSEIDFLCRVLEAVIDEGATTINIPDTVGYAIPELYGNFIKTLRERIPNSDKAVWSVHCHNDLGMAVANSLAGVKIGGARQVECTINGLGERAGNCALEEVVMAVRTRRDYFGLEVGIDTTQIVPASRLVSQTTGFVVQPNKAVVGANAFAHASGIHQDGVLKARDTYEIMRAEDVGWSANKIVLGKLSGRNAFKQRLQELGIELESEAEINAAFLRFKDLADRKSEIFDEDIIALVSDESVTAEQEHYRLLALSQSSEMGERPHAKVVFAIGEEEHRAEAVGNGPVDASIKAIESKVQSGAELLLYSVNAITSGSTESQGEVTVRLQHGGRVVNGVGADPDIVVASAKAYLAALNKLHSKAERVAAQG
- the pssA gene encoding CDP-alcohol phosphatidyltransferase family protein; amino-acid sequence: MTEPQDPAGTAVPDLSARPRRKGIYILPNLFTLAALFAGFYAVVMAMNGRFDLAAVGIFSAAVLDSLDGRVARMTNTQSTFGEQMDSLSDMVSFGAAPALIVYEWALQGLGKLGWLAAFIYCAGAALRLARFNTNIGIVDKRFFQGLPSPAAAAMVIGLVWVMDDFGYKGVEHIPWLAWTAFGFTVYAGLTMVTNVPFYSFKDISFRRSVPFIVIVAIALAFAVVAYDPPRVLFGLFVLYGLSGYVVYLVKKSRGKPVSVIAVSTDEPDEQGLHQ